CGCGTGCTCGGGCATGCCCCGGTTGGCGGCGTAGACGAGGACGTTGGTGTCGGCGAGCAACACCCGTCAGCGCCCCTCCAGGGCCTGATACAGGGCGTCGCGATCGGCGACGTCGACCAGCGGAGCGCCGAGATCGGCGCTCGGCAGCGCCGGCAACTCGCGCGGCGCGGCCTTGACCGCCAGGTACTGCCGCAGCGCCGCCTCCACCAACGCCGACACCGTCTGTCGCCGCGCCGCCGCCTCCTGCTTCAACTTCCGCATCACCCGATCGTCGATGATCAGCGTCGTCTTCATGTATGGTTTTCCGTACCACCGGTGCGGGGAGCCGTCAAAATCGCGGCCGCGCCACGGCCCGCGGCGACCCGCCTCGCGGCCGGGCGCGAAATCTCGTCTTCGATGCGCGACGCCGGTTGTACTTTCCTCCCGACTCGCGTACACAGGATGCCAGTCCCAACGGGAAAGACGGCAGTTCGGGAAACCCCGGGAGTCTCCTGACCCCCGAAGCCACCACCGTGTTCCAGATCCAGCAGCTTCCCCAGTAGTGACGAATTCGCAAGAAAGGAGGGAAGCACAATGGCTCAGGGAACTGTGAAGTGGTTCAACGCTGCCAAGGGCTTCGGCTTCATCAGCCGCGATGATGGCGACGACGTGTTCGTCCATCACACCGCGATCGTTGGTGATGGCTACCGCAGCCTGGACGAAGGCCAGAAGGTCTCGTTCGACGTGACCCAAGGCAAGAAGGGTCCGCAGGCAGCCAACGTCGTCAAGCTGTGACGATTGCGCCG
This is a stretch of genomic DNA from bacterium. It encodes these proteins:
- a CDS encoding ribbon-helix-helix protein, CopG family; translated protein: MKTTLIIDDRVMRKLKQEAAARRQTVSALVEAALRQYLAVKAAPRELPALPSADLGAPLVDVADRDALYQALEGR
- a CDS encoding cold-shock protein, yielding MAQGTVKWFNAAKGFGFISRDDGDDVFVHHTAIVGDGYRSLDEGQKVSFDVTQGKKGPQAANVVKL